One genomic window of Borreliella garinii includes the following:
- the yajC gene encoding preprotein translocase subunit YajC, whose protein sequence is MYSKGGFVFLLQEFSSNSSFFRSLLVFLPVIAIFWFLVISPQRKEEKNKKEMIKNLKKGDKVLTIGGIFGVVKKLGDTDVILELNPNIEAVFVKNSIDKVLSEKNEVKKVL, encoded by the coding sequence ATGTATAGTAAGGGGGGTTTTGTGTTTTTATTGCAAGAATTTAGCAGCAATAGCAGCTTTTTCCGAAGTTTATTAGTTTTTTTGCCTGTTATTGCTATATTTTGGTTTTTAGTAATATCTCCGCAGCGCAAGGAAGAAAAGAATAAAAAAGAAATGATAAAAAATCTAAAAAAAGGCGATAAGGTATTAACAATAGGTGGAATTTTTGGGGTTGTAAAAAAACTAGGTGATACGGATGTTATTTTAGAATTAAATCCAAATATCGAAGCAGTATTTGTAAAAAACTCTATTGATAAAGTTTTGTCTGAAAAAAATGAAGTTAAAAAGGTGTTATAA
- the psgB gene encoding HemN-related non-iron pseudo-SAM protein PsgB produces the protein MRVDLLPLFELSLYINISFCCKDFSIFNKILEELKYYLTLLGHPIIKTLYIKHVDFCLCRQDSLKFIFTSLSKCINLALLEEFTLEIIPGYADFEKFKLLDEFFITRINLSVQSFSLKFRKIMGIPEISYEKMNILIKNIRKFPFDLNIDMTINIPFQKKSDLKRDLKELLSYIPEHICFSDFICEEQDLALRDFDNGIGSEKLWFYALECLESNGYINYEITNFMLKGHESKHNKLNWELKPYLGLGLHAVSLLFCNDKNNNVRALIRKDSGFVKANNHLAKFELLEDLEFFIYHFIQGLGTIQGVNLRSLRLRFEYNEKQFFQFINYCSNLSKKFVFDNNIMLLKGRERFKLDFYLVKIMNYFNDNFFKVKFRLP, from the coding sequence ATGAGAGTAGATCTTTTACCTCTTTTCGAGTTAAGTCTTTATATTAATATTTCATTTTGTTGTAAAGATTTTAGCATTTTTAATAAAATTTTAGAGGAATTGAAATATTATTTAACCTTATTAGGTCATCCAATTATAAAAACACTTTACATTAAGCATGTAGATTTTTGTTTATGTAGGCAGGATAGTTTAAAATTTATTTTCACTTCTTTGTCCAAATGTATTAATTTGGCTTTATTAGAAGAATTTACTTTAGAAATTATTCCAGGTTATGCTGATTTTGAAAAATTCAAACTTTTGGATGAATTTTTCATTACTCGAATTAATCTTAGTGTTCAAAGTTTTTCTTTAAAATTTAGAAAGATTATGGGGATACCTGAAATTTCTTATGAAAAAATGAATATTCTAATTAAAAATATTAGAAAGTTTCCTTTTGATTTAAATATTGATATGACTATTAATATTCCTTTTCAAAAAAAATCTGATCTCAAGCGAGATTTAAAAGAATTACTCTCATATATACCCGAGCATATTTGTTTTAGTGATTTTATATGTGAAGAGCAAGACCTTGCCTTGAGAGATTTTGATAACGGTATTGGTTCAGAAAAGCTGTGGTTTTATGCCCTTGAGTGTTTAGAGTCCAATGGCTACATTAATTATGAAATTACCAATTTTATGTTAAAGGGTCATGAGAGTAAGCATAATAAATTAAATTGGGAGTTAAAACCGTATTTAGGATTAGGATTGCACGCTGTAAGTTTGCTTTTCTGTAATGATAAGAATAATAATGTAAGAGCTTTGATTAGAAAAGATAGTGGTTTTGTTAAAGCAAATAATCACTTGGCAAAGTTTGAATTGTTAGAGGATTTAGAGTTTTTTATTTATCATTTTATTCAAGGACTTGGAACTATTCAAGGTGTTAATTTGCGGTCTCTTAGGCTTAGATTTGAGTATAATGAAAAACAATTTTTTCAGTTTATTAATTATTGCTCAAATTTAAGTAAAAAGTTTGTTTTTGATAATAATATTATGTTATTAAAAGGGCGTGAAAGATTTAAGTTAGATTTTTATTTAGTAAAAATTATGAACTATTTTAATGATAACTTTTTTAAAGTGAAATTTAGGCTTCCTTGA
- a CDS encoding DnaJ domain-containing protein — translation MAKDYYNILGIQKNASDEEIKKAYKKLAIKYHPDKNKGNKIAEEKFKEINEAYEILSSPDKKRNYDALGSTNFNENNDHFEREFNSSRFSNFEDLDFFSKIFTGSSRKTTDKEITLNISLYDAYMGSKKTILINNKKVEVIIPKGTLETTKIKINNKGPINPISGIKGSLIVKFNISSYKKFRLNGKTLETTIEVYPWEIALGCEKLFETIEGKKIKLKIPSDAQNGEILNLKELGMPIIGSSSKRDLKVTLIVKIPKIINNEVKAIYERLKEIYG, via the coding sequence ATGGCAAAAGATTACTATAATATACTTGGAATACAAAAAAATGCTAGTGATGAAGAAATTAAAAAAGCTTACAAAAAATTAGCAATAAAATATCATCCGGACAAAAACAAAGGAAACAAAATAGCTGAAGAAAAGTTTAAAGAAATAAATGAAGCCTATGAAATTTTATCTTCTCCTGATAAAAAAAGAAATTACGACGCTTTGGGTAGCACCAATTTTAATGAAAACAACGACCATTTTGAAAGAGAATTTAATAGCTCAAGATTTAGCAATTTTGAAGATTTAGATTTTTTTTCCAAAATCTTTACTGGATCTTCAAGAAAAACAACAGACAAGGAAATAACTTTAAATATTTCGCTTTATGATGCTTATATGGGAAGTAAGAAAACAATACTTATAAACAACAAAAAAGTCGAAGTAATAATACCAAAAGGAACATTAGAAACAACTAAAATAAAAATAAACAATAAAGGACCTATTAATCCAATTTCTGGAATTAAAGGGAGCCTAATAGTCAAATTTAACATATCAAGCTATAAAAAATTTAGACTGAATGGAAAAACCTTAGAAACAACAATAGAAGTTTATCCATGGGAAATAGCTCTAGGTTGCGAAAAATTATTTGAAACAATTGAAGGGAAAAAAATAAAACTTAAAATTCCTTCGGATGCACAAAATGGAGAAATTTTAAACTTAAAAGAACTAGGAATGCCTATAATTGGAAGCAGCTCAAAAAGGGACCTTAAAGTCACTTTGATAGTAAAAATTCCAAAAATAATAAATAATGAAGTAAAAGCTATTTACGAAAGATTAAAAGAGATATATGGCTAA
- the gpmA gene encoding 2,3-diphosphoglycerate-dependent phosphoglycerate mutase produces the protein MYKLVLVRHGESEWNKENLFTGWTDVKLSDKGINEALEAGLLLKQEGYSFDIAFSSLLSRANDTLNIILRELGQSYISVKKTWRLNERHYGALQGLNKSETAAKYGEDKVLIWRRSYDVPPMSLDESDDRHPTKDPRYKYIPKRELPSTECLKDTVKRVIPYWTDEIAKEVLEGKKVIVAAHGNSLRALVKYFDNLSEEDVLKLNIPTGIPLVYELDKDLNPIKHYYLGDESKIKSAMESVASQGKLK, from the coding sequence ATGTATAAATTAGTTTTAGTGAGGCATGGAGAGAGTGAATGGAACAAAGAAAATCTTTTTACTGGTTGGACAGATGTTAAACTTTCTGACAAGGGTATCAATGAGGCTTTAGAGGCAGGTTTGCTACTAAAGCAAGAAGGTTATTCTTTTGATATTGCTTTTAGTTCTTTATTGTCAAGGGCTAATGATACTTTAAATATTATTTTGCGAGAATTAGGGCAATCTTATATTAGTGTAAAAAAAACCTGGAGATTAAATGAGAGGCACTATGGAGCATTACAAGGTTTAAATAAGTCAGAAACAGCTGCAAAATATGGGGAAGATAAAGTTTTAATTTGGAGACGCAGTTATGATGTGCCCCCAATGTCTTTAGATGAGTCCGATGATCGTCATCCAACAAAAGATCCAAGATATAAATATATTCCTAAAAGGGAACTTCCTTCAACAGAATGCCTTAAAGATACTGTTAAAAGAGTAATTCCTTATTGGACTGATGAGATTGCAAAAGAAGTTCTTGAGGGTAAAAAAGTTATTGTTGCTGCTCATGGAAATTCTTTAAGAGCTCTTGTTAAATATTTTGATAATTTAAGCGAAGAAGATGTTTTAAAGCTTAACATTCCTACGGGTATTCCTTTAGTTTATGAATTGGATAAAGATTTAAATCCTATTAAACATTACTATTTAGGTGATGAAAGTAAGATTAAAAGTGCAATGGAATCTGTTGCTAGTCAAGGAAAGTTAAAGTAA
- the secF gene encoding protein translocase subunit SecF, producing the protein MQRVINFSKYGSNFLIVSVILTFIGLIYTFFYHGGYNWGIDFSPRVNINLSIEKSDIKENEIKRIFSPIYKALDVNSIFSPNENKSEFSIMVKSDIIDYAFKTEVQKTIMDELKKTFNANIEVLDSYFIDSSFSSTLRIKSILLVLGTFTLILIYITLRFKLSYAIASILATFHDIFFIAAFLGVFRIEINSYIIVAILTIIGYSLNDTIIIFDRIRDNVRRLTDNTFLNVLNISISQTLSRTVLTSVTTFVAVFSIYVFTEGSIKDFSLVFMVGVIVGTYSSVFIASPILLNLYKKIK; encoded by the coding sequence ATGCAAAGAGTAATTAATTTTTCAAAGTATGGAAGCAATTTTTTAATTGTTAGTGTTATTTTAACTTTTATTGGACTTATTTATACCTTTTTTTATCATGGTGGATACAATTGGGGAATAGATTTTTCTCCTAGAGTTAATATTAATCTTTCTATAGAAAAATCAGATATCAAAGAAAATGAAATTAAAAGAATATTCTCTCCGATTTATAAAGCTTTAGATGTCAATAGCATTTTTTCACCAAATGAGAATAAAAGCGAATTCTCTATTATGGTAAAGTCAGATATTATTGATTATGCTTTTAAAACAGAAGTTCAAAAAACAATAATGGATGAACTTAAAAAAACATTTAATGCTAATATTGAAGTTTTGGATTCTTATTTTATTGATTCAAGCTTTTCTTCTACTTTGAGAATTAAGTCTATACTTTTGGTATTAGGAACATTTACTCTGATTTTGATTTATATAACTTTAAGATTTAAACTAAGTTATGCTATTGCTTCCATACTTGCAACATTTCATGATATATTTTTTATAGCTGCTTTTTTAGGGGTATTTAGAATAGAGATCAATAGTTATATTATTGTGGCAATACTAACTATTATTGGATATTCTTTAAACGACACAATAATTATTTTCGATAGAATTAGAGATAATGTTAGGCGATTAACCGATAACACATTTTTAAATGTATTAAATATAAGCATTAGTCAAACTTTATCAAGAACTGTTTTGACGTCAGTTACAACATTTGTTGCAGTATTTTCTATTTATGTGTTTACTGAAGGGTCTATAAAAGATTTTTCTTTGGTATTTATGGTAGGTGTAATTGTTGGAACTTATTCTTCTGTATTCATAGCGTCTCCAATACTTTTAAATCTTTATAAAAAGATAAAGTAG
- the secD gene encoding protein translocase subunit SecD — MKKGSKLILILLVTLFACLLIFPTLKWYFLMSIEDKKISSYSQEALRDYSKKKALDDLVKLRELYHKDPNSSIPSNLSYLIPIAKNNYKSSMKIPPNFFTAKSLREGFLTDSDMGEVSLEIYRHYENIKKSKSRIIHLGLDLSGGMSVTISLDYSSVEKKLGRSLTFAEKEDAIYRIMQILKDRVDRFGLTEPKIAREAGGNKIFLDIPGEKDESRVSTLLSGKGNLTFYVVDDELTSLLHKKILEAGSLFSISEIQKNMNLSDSKQIFPWYVKDSYGVDDESSVRYYVVDASPENSFDGAHIKDAGVSNDPRTGRDIVAFNLDVDGSEKFFKFTQKNVGKSLAVVMEGKIKSVAGIGYAITGGNVSIQGDSFDKKEALDLALVFKTAAFPVDIKIDDLRIIGPTLGAKTVDLGIKASALALCLVFLFMCVYYGLSGVVAGFSLVIYNVFLILAILSAFNFTLTLTSIAGLILTMGMAVDINIVIYERIKEEIRGGRKFENAFEDGFKKAFLSIMDANITTFIAVLFLTLLGTGVIQGFAWSLSVGIVASLFSSLIFSRFILEFIISARKSKFISISWSSKYAKSN; from the coding sequence ATGAAAAAAGGATCTAAGCTCATATTGATATTGTTGGTAACGCTTTTTGCATGTCTTTTAATATTCCCGACTTTAAAGTGGTATTTTTTAATGAGCATTGAGGATAAAAAAATAAGCTCATATTCACAAGAGGCTTTAAGGGATTACTCAAAGAAAAAAGCTTTGGATGATCTTGTTAAGCTTAGGGAGCTGTATCATAAAGATCCCAATAGCAGTATTCCGTCTAATCTTTCTTATTTGATTCCGATAGCAAAAAATAATTATAAGTCTTCAATGAAAATTCCGCCTAATTTTTTTACTGCTAAATCTTTGCGTGAAGGATTTTTGACCGATTCGGATATGGGAGAAGTAAGTTTAGAGATTTATAGACATTATGAGAACATAAAAAAGAGTAAAAGCAGAATAATACATCTTGGACTTGATTTGTCTGGAGGGATGAGTGTTACCATTTCTCTTGATTATTCAAGTGTTGAAAAAAAATTAGGTCGTTCTTTGACCTTTGCTGAGAAAGAAGATGCTATTTACCGCATAATGCAAATTCTTAAGGATAGGGTAGATAGGTTTGGGCTTACAGAGCCTAAAATTGCAAGAGAAGCTGGAGGAAATAAAATTTTCTTAGATATTCCTGGAGAAAAAGATGAGAGTAGGGTAAGCACTCTTTTGAGTGGGAAAGGCAATTTAACTTTTTATGTGGTTGATGACGAACTTACATCTCTTTTACATAAAAAAATATTAGAAGCGGGCTCTCTTTTTTCTATTTCCGAAATTCAGAAAAATATGAACCTTTCTGATAGTAAGCAAATTTTTCCTTGGTATGTTAAAGATTCTTATGGAGTGGATGATGAGTCATCAGTTCGTTATTATGTAGTTGATGCAAGTCCCGAAAATTCATTTGATGGTGCTCATATTAAAGATGCCGGGGTTTCTAATGACCCTAGAACAGGCCGAGATATTGTTGCTTTTAATCTTGATGTTGATGGGAGTGAGAAATTTTTTAAATTTACTCAAAAAAATGTTGGAAAGTCTTTGGCCGTTGTTATGGAAGGTAAAATTAAGTCTGTAGCAGGAATTGGGTACGCTATTACTGGAGGTAATGTTTCAATCCAAGGCGATTCTTTTGATAAAAAAGAGGCCTTAGATCTTGCCTTAGTGTTTAAAACCGCAGCCTTTCCGGTTGATATTAAAATAGATGATTTGAGAATAATAGGGCCTACTCTTGGTGCTAAGACTGTTGATCTTGGTATTAAAGCCTCTGCGCTCGCTCTTTGTCTAGTTTTTTTATTTATGTGTGTTTATTATGGTTTAAGTGGTGTTGTAGCTGGATTTTCACTTGTTATTTATAATGTATTTTTAATTTTAGCAATATTGTCTGCCTTTAATTTTACTTTAACTTTAACAAGTATTGCAGGTCTTATTTTGACAATGGGTATGGCTGTGGACATAAATATAGTTATTTATGAAAGAATTAAAGAAGAAATTAGAGGAGGCAGAAAATTTGAAAATGCATTTGAAGATGGTTTTAAAAAAGCCTTTTTATCCATTATGGATGCAAATATAACGACATTTATTGCAGTGCTTTTTTTAACTCTTCTTGGGACAGGAGTTATTCAAGGTTTTGCATGGTCTCTTTCTGTTGGAATTGTGGCTTCCCTTTTTAGTAGTTTGATTTTTTCAAGATTTATTTTGGAATTTATCATATCTGCTAGAAAAAGCAAATTTATAAGTATATCTTGGAGTTCAAAATATGCAAAGAGTAATTAA
- the rpiA gene encoding ribose 5-phosphate isomerase A, with product MENQKMLVAKYAIDHYIKSNMNLGIGTGTTIYYAIKYLSEKLKSGNLKNLKLYATSSDTKYLLSKEQIPYESNFSKLNKNLNIAIDGADEILLEKKSLIKGMGGAHLMEKVIAYNSETLLIIADETKIVKKLGTKMPIPIEVAQNAVGFIMSRLEEMNLDTTLRVCKEKKGPIITDNNNYILDVKMHVENPEGTEKYFKLFPGILEIGIFNHKNTKIVYYQNKQIKEA from the coding sequence ATGGAAAATCAAAAAATGTTGGTAGCAAAATATGCAATTGATCACTACATCAAAAGCAATATGAATCTTGGGATTGGAACAGGTACAACTATTTATTATGCAATAAAATATTTAAGCGAAAAGCTAAAATCGGGCAACCTAAAAAATTTAAAACTCTATGCAACAAGTAGCGATACAAAATATTTACTATCAAAAGAACAAATTCCTTATGAATCAAATTTTTCAAAACTTAATAAAAATCTAAACATCGCAATTGATGGAGCTGATGAAATTCTATTAGAAAAAAAAAGCTTAATAAAGGGAATGGGGGGTGCACATCTAATGGAGAAAGTAATCGCTTACAATTCAGAAACATTGCTAATAATAGCAGATGAAACAAAAATCGTAAAAAAATTGGGAACAAAAATGCCTATTCCCATAGAAGTTGCCCAAAATGCGGTTGGATTTATTATGAGCAGACTTGAAGAAATGAATTTAGACACAACCTTAAGAGTTTGTAAAGAAAAAAAAGGACCTATTATAACTGATAACAATAATTACATTTTAGATGTAAAAATGCATGTAGAAAATCCCGAAGGAACAGAAAAATACTTCAAACTATTTCCAGGTATACTTGAGATTGGAATATTCAATCATAAAAACACAAAAATAGTTTATTACCAAAACAAACAAATCAAGGAAGCCTAA